In Silene latifolia isolate original U9 population chromosome X, ASM4854445v1, whole genome shotgun sequence, the following proteins share a genomic window:
- the LOC141622600 gene encoding histone acetyltransferase HAC1-like isoform X1: MSGQFSGQVPNQAANQLPGLLEQNGNSFHTQVQNFNGQNNPSVMDTEVLRIRRFMRDKIYETLILRQSQPNEAFSKRCHDITKRLEEGLFKSATTKEEYMNMNTLETRLQALVKRPTPINHAPQHSQFINATIPGATMMPTPGMPQNGNPNVNVSSAVAPTMMTAGTDGSMSSSIPNTGNLMSTVNGSFSGMRGGSFCAGEGSLSNGYQQSASSFSMNSGGNNMMIGQRPMSQMMPTPGYSGSNNQTLINVENTNKGMFSGADSPVVSQQMPQRQASGQNSRMLQNLGSGMRSLLQHRFQNGTLNSGFGNSVQMVNGSGSSDTYLTAPSFDASFRPLLQPQDALQRPAVQGDSSGPGNFYNTGASVESLINNQNVNQVRSSSTPRSSPLVNVQMNSQPLQSASYMRPHSAEQDEKVNFQSTLTPVGNHSQSSTTQYQQHVHQIPHQQQSTTYGQQRQPTEMTQTSVKSEIFQSQFVSDYGNHVKSENGMEHQNEIFQPQGSSGNLPRNSQFPSLPSASQDMHSTLMQIHQPMMTDEHTNEFSTQPYEAQSEALLNSHWHSINDRTSLAGNLSHEHVQEEFRHLVVGNDEAPCINLSSEVSSNGQIVAPGSIVDQPRLGCDGSSLNEHRDRNYRNQLKWLLFLRHARWCKAPAGKCAESRCIMAQQLLEHLDSCKTVTCLYPRCAHTRRLLAHQTNCREINCPVCVPFKKFIYAQKKLRTCQDSDGLQRSISKQSKSSETGEPQTKVTVHPSEKVVESPKNQPFVKRLKSELPSQSLTPEYGSMFAPVNGISSSHAPHSVQSNEYEKNDDFLHNKYEYPDLKADNSSGSLHNQNGTEIKNTTADIGSSHRFHSGSALNDTSSLPKEETVKLEKDNGQFKPEEVVQPSEQGAGTKSGKPKIKGVSLIELFTPEQVREHITGLRQWVGQSKAKVEKNQAMEQAMSENSCQLCAVEKLSFEPPPIYCTPCGARIKRNAPYYTAGAGDTRHYFCIPCYNEARGDTIVVDGTAMSKGRMEKRKNDDETEEWWVQCDRCEAWQHQICALFNGRRNDGGQAEYTCPNCYILEVERGERTPLPQSAVLGAKDLPTTVLSDHIEKRLFKRLRHERLERARSQGKSYDEVPGADDIVVRVVSSVDKKLEVKPRFLEIFRDENYPMEFPYKSKVVLLFQKIEGVEVCLYGMYVQEFGSECLPPNQRRVYLSYLDSVKYFRPDVRAVTGEALRTFVYHEILIGYLDYCKKRGFASCYIWACPPLKGEDYILYCHPEIQKTPKSDKLREWYLAMLRKAIRENIVVDLTNLHDHFFMKTGESKAKVTAARLPYFDGDYWPGAAEDIINQINQEEEGRKLNKKGTIKKTITKRVLKASGQLDLSSNASKDIILMHKLGETIAPMKEDFIMVHLQHACTHCCVLMVSGNRWVCELCKSFELCDRCYDEELKRDLRERHPINQKDKHGLKKIEITDVTEDTKDKDEILESEFFDTRQAFLSLCQGNHYQYDTLRRAKHSSMMVLYHLHNPTAPAFVITCCICRLDIETGQGWRCETCPDYDVCNACYQNGVIDHPHKLTNHPTIADRDAQNKEARQQRVVQLRKMLELLVHASQCRSPTCQYPNCRKVKGLFRHGIQCRTRASGGCGLCKKMWYLLQLHARACKESECHVPRCRDLKEHVRRLQQQSDSRRRAAVMEMMRQRAKEVADNS; this comes from the exons GAGGAATACATGAACATGAATACTCTTGAGACCCGCTTGCAAGCGTTGGTTAAACGACCTACACCAATTAATCATGCGCCTCAGCATTCACAATTTATAAATGCTACCATTCCTGGTGCTACAATGATGCCAACTCCCGGTATGCCACAAAATGGAAATCCCAATGTTAATGTCTCATCGGCTGTTGCTCCAACTATGATGACAGCTGGCACCGATGGTAGCatgtcatcctcaattccaaacaCTGGAAACCTAATGTCAACTGTAAATGGATCATTTTCTGGTATGCGTGGTGGTTCTTTCTGTGCAGGTGAAG GATCTTTATCAAATGGTTACCAGCAATCAGCATCAAGCTTTTCCATGAATTCGGGTGGAAACAACATGATGATTGGGCAGAGACCTATGAGCCAAATGATGCCGACTCCGGGATACAGTGGCAGCAATAACCAAACGTTAATTAATGTGGAGAACACTAACAAGGGTATGTTTTCAGGTGCTGATTCTCCTGTGGTATCACAACAGATGCCCCAAAGACAAGCTAGTGGTCAGAACAGCCGCATGTTACAGAATCTTGGCAGTGGAATGAGATCTTTATTGCAGCATCGGTTCCAAAACGGTACTTTGAACAGTGGATTTGGAAATAGTGTTCAAATGGTGAACGGTTCTGGGTCGTCTGATACCTATTTGACCGCACCATCATTTGATGCCTCTTTTAGACCTTTGCTACAACCACAAGATGCACTTCAGCGGCCTGCTGTACAAG GTGATTCTTCGGGACCTGGAAATTTCTACAATACCGGGGCTTCAGTTGAGTCATTGATTAATAATCAGAATGTAAATCAAGTAAGATCGTCGTCTACGCCTAGATCCAGTCCCCTTGTAAACGTCCAAATGAATTCGCAGCCTTTACAGTCAGCTTCATATATGAGGCCTCACTCGGCTGAACAAGACGAAAAAGTAAATTTTCAGTCAACGCTGACACCGGTAGGAAACCACTCACAGTCTTCTACTACTCAGTATCAACAACATGTTCATCAGATACCACATCAGCAACAGTCTACTACATATGGTCAACAAAGGCAGCCAACTGAGATGACTCAGACTTCTGTAAAAAGTGAGATATTTCAGTCGCAATTTGTATCTGACTATGGTAATCATGTGAAGTCTGAAAATGGAATGGAGCACCAAAATGAGATTTTCCAGCCACAAGGTTCTTCAGGAAACCTTCCAAGGAATTCTCAGTTCCCTTCTCTTCCTTCTGCTTCTCAGGACATGCACTCAACACTCATGCAAATTCATCAGCCAATGATGACTGACGAACATACAAACGAGTTCAGTACCCAGCCTTATGAAGCTCAGTCAGAAGCATTACTTAATAGTCATTGGCATTCTATCAATGACAGAACATCATTGGCTGGAAATTTATCCCATGAACATGTTCAAGAGGAGTTCCGCCATCTAGTTGTTGGGAATGATGAAGCTCCCTGCATTAATTTGTCTTCTGAAGTCTCTAGTAATGGCCAAATTGTTGCTCCTGGAAGCATAGTAGATCAACCCAGGTTAGGTTGTGATGGTAGTTCTTTAAACGAACATCGTGACAGAAATTATCGAAACCAACTAAAGTGGCTTTTGTTCTTACGTCATGCACGTTGGTGCAAAGCTCCGGCAGGAAAATGCGCGGAATCTCGTTGCATTATGGCACAACAGTTGTTAGAGCATTTGGATAGCTGTAAGACAGTTACATGCTTATATCCTCGGTGTGCTCACACAAGGAGACTTCTTGCTCATCAAACAAATTGCAGGGAAATCAATTGTCCTGTTTGTGTACCTTTCAAAAAGTTTATATATGCGCAGAAAAAGTTGCGTACTTGCCAGGATTCGGATGGGTTGCAGCGTTCAATAAGTAAACAAAGCAAATCATCTGAAACCGGAGAACCCCAAACAAAAGTGACTGTACATCCCTCTGAAAAAGTTGTTGAATCTCCAAAGAATCAACCTTTTGTTAAACGACTGAAGTCAGAGCTACCTTCTCAATCTCTTACGCCCGAGTATGGAAGTATGTTTGCCCCGGTTAATGGTATTAGCTCATCTCATGCTCCCCACAGTGTGCAGTCAAATGAATATGAGAAAAATGATGACTTTTTGCATAATAAGTATGAGTATCCAGATTTGAAGGCAGACAATTCCAGTGGGTCACTCCATAATCAAAATGGTACTGAGATTAAAAACACAACTGCTGACATTGGTTCCAGCCACCGGTTTCATAGTGGATCTGCCTTAAATGATACCAGTTCGTTGCCTAAGGAAGAAACTGTCAAACTTGAAAAAGATAATGGCCAGTTCAAGCCAGAAGAGGTGGTTCAGCCTTCTGAACAAGGAGCTGGAACAAAGTCCGGAAAGCCAAAGATTAAGGGTGTATCTTTAATTGAATTATTCACTCCAGAGCAAGTTCGGGAGCACATTACTGGCCTTAGACAGTGGGTTGGGCAG AGCAAGGCAAAGGTAGAGAAAAACCAAGCAATGGAACAAGCAATGAGTGAAAATTCCTGTCAGTTATGTGCAGTTGAGAAGCTTTCCTTTGAACCACCACCTATTTATTGTACTCCTTGTGGTGCTCGAATTAAACGAAATGCTCCTTATTATACCGCGGGAGCTGGTGATACACGACATTACTTCTGTATTCCGTGCTATAATGAGGCTCGTGGCGATACAATAGTTGTTGATGGAACTGCAATGTCCAAGGGAAGGATGGAGAAGAGAAAAAATGATGACGAGACAGAAGAATGG TGGGTGCAATGCGATAGATGTGAAGCTTGGCAACATCAGATATGTGCCTTATTTAATGGAAGGCGAAATGATGGTGGTCAAGCTGAATATACATGCCCAAATTGCTATATACTAGAGGTTGAACGGGGTGAGCGCACACCATTACCACAGAGTGCTGTTCTTGGGGCAAAGGATTTGCCAACAACTGTTCTTAGTGATCACATAGAGAAACGACTATTTAAGCGATTGAGACATGAGAGACTAGAAAGGGCAAGAAGCCAAGGGAAAAGTTATGATGAG GTTCCGGGAGCAGATGATATAGTTGTCAGGGTTGTGTCATCTGTTGATAAGAAGTTGGAAGTGAAGCCACGTTTTCTTGAGATTTTTCGCGATGAGAATTATCCTATGGAGTTCCCTTACAAATCTAAG GTTGTTTTGCTATTTCAGAAGATTGAAGGAGTTGAAGTGTGTCTATATGGCATGTATGTTCAAGAGTTTGGCTCCGAATGTCTTCCTCCAAATCAACGCCGTGTTTATTTGTCGTACCTCGATTCAGTGAAATATTTTAGGCCTGATGTAAGAGCAGTGACTGGAGAGGCTCTTCGTACATTTGTTTATCATGAAATTTTG ATTGGGTACCTTGATTACTGCAAGAAGCGGGGTTTTGCAAGTTGTTACATATGGGCTTGCCCTCCTTTAAAGGGTGAAGATTACATTCTCTATTGCCATCCTGAGATCCAGAAGACGCCCAAATCTGATAAATTGAGGGAGTG GTATTTGGCGATGCTTAGAAAAGCTATAAGGGAAAATATCGTGGTCGACCTTACTAATCTACATGATCATTTCTTCATGAAAACTGGCGAATCCAAGGCAAAGGTTACTGCAGCCAGGCTACCATATTTTGATGGTGATTATTGGCCTGGTGCTGCCGAGGATATCATCAATCAGATTAATCAGGAAGAGGAGGGTAGGAAACTGAACAAGAAAGGAACGATAAAAAAGACAATAACGAAGAGGGTTCTTAAAGCATCTGGACAATTGGATCTCTCCAGTAATGCTTCCAAGGATATTATCCTTATGCATAAA CTGGGTGAAACAATTGCCCCGATGAAGGAAGATTTCATTATGGTCCATCTgcagcatgcatgcacacattGTTGTGTGCTCATGGTATCTGGAAATCGCTGGGTCTGTGAGCtatgtaaaagttttgaactttGTGACAG GTGCTATGATGAAGAACTGAAGCGTGATCTCCGAGAAAGACATCCCATCAATCAAAAGGATAAACATGGACTCAAGAAG ATTGAAATTACAGACGTTACAGAAGACACCAAGGACAAAGATGAGATTCTTGAGAGTGAATTTTTCGATACACGACAGGCGTTCTTGAGTCTCTGCCAAGGAAATCATTATCAATATGATACTCTACGGCGCGCTAAGCATTCATCCATGATGGTGCTATACCATCTTCATAATCCGACTGCTCCTGCATTTGTTATAACATGCTGTATTTGTCGCCTTGATATTGAGACAGGCCAAGGCTGGAGGTGTGAAACATGTCCAGATTATGATGTATGCAATGCGTGTTACCAGAATGGAGTTATTGATCATCCTCATAAGTTGACTAATCATCCTACCATCGCTGATCGTGACGCTCAGAATAAGGAGGCTAGGCAACAACGTGTTGTACAG CTTCGGAAAATGCTTGAACTACTTGTGCATGCATCACAATGCCGGTCTCCAACATGCCAGTATCCTAATTGTCGCAAAGTCAAGGGGCTTTTCCGTCACGGGATACAGTGCAGAACTCGGGCTTCTGGGGGATGTGGTCTATGTAAAAAGATGTGGTATCTTCTTCAGCTTCATGCGCGAGCATGTAAAGAATCAGAATGTCATGTACCTCGATGCAG AGATTTAAAAGAACATGTGAGACGGTTGCAGCAACAGTCAGATTCTCGTCGTCGAGCAGCTGTTATGGAGATGATGAGACAGAGAGCCAAGGAAGTTGCCGACAATTCTTAG
- the LOC141622600 gene encoding histone acetyltransferase HAC1-like isoform X2 yields MSGQFSGQVPNQAANQLPGLLEQNGNSFHTQVQNFNGQNNPSVMDTEVLRIRRFMRDKIYETLILRQSQPNEAFSKRCHDITKRLEEGLFKSATTKEEYMNMNTLETRLQALVKRPTPINHAPQHSQFINATIPGATMMPTPGMPQNGNPNVNVSSAVAPTMMTAGTDGSMSSSIPNTGNLMSTVNGSFSGMRGGSFCAGSLSNGYQQSASSFSMNSGGNNMMIGQRPMSQMMPTPGYSGSNNQTLINVENTNKGMFSGADSPVVSQQMPQRQASGQNSRMLQNLGSGMRSLLQHRFQNGTLNSGFGNSVQMVNGSGSSDTYLTAPSFDASFRPLLQPQDALQRPAVQGDSSGPGNFYNTGASVESLINNQNVNQVRSSSTPRSSPLVNVQMNSQPLQSASYMRPHSAEQDEKVNFQSTLTPVGNHSQSSTTQYQQHVHQIPHQQQSTTYGQQRQPTEMTQTSVKSEIFQSQFVSDYGNHVKSENGMEHQNEIFQPQGSSGNLPRNSQFPSLPSASQDMHSTLMQIHQPMMTDEHTNEFSTQPYEAQSEALLNSHWHSINDRTSLAGNLSHEHVQEEFRHLVVGNDEAPCINLSSEVSSNGQIVAPGSIVDQPRLGCDGSSLNEHRDRNYRNQLKWLLFLRHARWCKAPAGKCAESRCIMAQQLLEHLDSCKTVTCLYPRCAHTRRLLAHQTNCREINCPVCVPFKKFIYAQKKLRTCQDSDGLQRSISKQSKSSETGEPQTKVTVHPSEKVVESPKNQPFVKRLKSELPSQSLTPEYGSMFAPVNGISSSHAPHSVQSNEYEKNDDFLHNKYEYPDLKADNSSGSLHNQNGTEIKNTTADIGSSHRFHSGSALNDTSSLPKEETVKLEKDNGQFKPEEVVQPSEQGAGTKSGKPKIKGVSLIELFTPEQVREHITGLRQWVGQSKAKVEKNQAMEQAMSENSCQLCAVEKLSFEPPPIYCTPCGARIKRNAPYYTAGAGDTRHYFCIPCYNEARGDTIVVDGTAMSKGRMEKRKNDDETEEWWVQCDRCEAWQHQICALFNGRRNDGGQAEYTCPNCYILEVERGERTPLPQSAVLGAKDLPTTVLSDHIEKRLFKRLRHERLERARSQGKSYDEVPGADDIVVRVVSSVDKKLEVKPRFLEIFRDENYPMEFPYKSKVVLLFQKIEGVEVCLYGMYVQEFGSECLPPNQRRVYLSYLDSVKYFRPDVRAVTGEALRTFVYHEILIGYLDYCKKRGFASCYIWACPPLKGEDYILYCHPEIQKTPKSDKLREWYLAMLRKAIRENIVVDLTNLHDHFFMKTGESKAKVTAARLPYFDGDYWPGAAEDIINQINQEEEGRKLNKKGTIKKTITKRVLKASGQLDLSSNASKDIILMHKLGETIAPMKEDFIMVHLQHACTHCCVLMVSGNRWVCELCKSFELCDRCYDEELKRDLRERHPINQKDKHGLKKIEITDVTEDTKDKDEILESEFFDTRQAFLSLCQGNHYQYDTLRRAKHSSMMVLYHLHNPTAPAFVITCCICRLDIETGQGWRCETCPDYDVCNACYQNGVIDHPHKLTNHPTIADRDAQNKEARQQRVVQLRKMLELLVHASQCRSPTCQYPNCRKVKGLFRHGIQCRTRASGGCGLCKKMWYLLQLHARACKESECHVPRCRDLKEHVRRLQQQSDSRRRAAVMEMMRQRAKEVADNS; encoded by the exons GAGGAATACATGAACATGAATACTCTTGAGACCCGCTTGCAAGCGTTGGTTAAACGACCTACACCAATTAATCATGCGCCTCAGCATTCACAATTTATAAATGCTACCATTCCTGGTGCTACAATGATGCCAACTCCCGGTATGCCACAAAATGGAAATCCCAATGTTAATGTCTCATCGGCTGTTGCTCCAACTATGATGACAGCTGGCACCGATGGTAGCatgtcatcctcaattccaaacaCTGGAAACCTAATGTCAACTGTAAATGGATCATTTTCTGGTATGCGTGGTGGTTCTTTCTGTGCAG GATCTTTATCAAATGGTTACCAGCAATCAGCATCAAGCTTTTCCATGAATTCGGGTGGAAACAACATGATGATTGGGCAGAGACCTATGAGCCAAATGATGCCGACTCCGGGATACAGTGGCAGCAATAACCAAACGTTAATTAATGTGGAGAACACTAACAAGGGTATGTTTTCAGGTGCTGATTCTCCTGTGGTATCACAACAGATGCCCCAAAGACAAGCTAGTGGTCAGAACAGCCGCATGTTACAGAATCTTGGCAGTGGAATGAGATCTTTATTGCAGCATCGGTTCCAAAACGGTACTTTGAACAGTGGATTTGGAAATAGTGTTCAAATGGTGAACGGTTCTGGGTCGTCTGATACCTATTTGACCGCACCATCATTTGATGCCTCTTTTAGACCTTTGCTACAACCACAAGATGCACTTCAGCGGCCTGCTGTACAAG GTGATTCTTCGGGACCTGGAAATTTCTACAATACCGGGGCTTCAGTTGAGTCATTGATTAATAATCAGAATGTAAATCAAGTAAGATCGTCGTCTACGCCTAGATCCAGTCCCCTTGTAAACGTCCAAATGAATTCGCAGCCTTTACAGTCAGCTTCATATATGAGGCCTCACTCGGCTGAACAAGACGAAAAAGTAAATTTTCAGTCAACGCTGACACCGGTAGGAAACCACTCACAGTCTTCTACTACTCAGTATCAACAACATGTTCATCAGATACCACATCAGCAACAGTCTACTACATATGGTCAACAAAGGCAGCCAACTGAGATGACTCAGACTTCTGTAAAAAGTGAGATATTTCAGTCGCAATTTGTATCTGACTATGGTAATCATGTGAAGTCTGAAAATGGAATGGAGCACCAAAATGAGATTTTCCAGCCACAAGGTTCTTCAGGAAACCTTCCAAGGAATTCTCAGTTCCCTTCTCTTCCTTCTGCTTCTCAGGACATGCACTCAACACTCATGCAAATTCATCAGCCAATGATGACTGACGAACATACAAACGAGTTCAGTACCCAGCCTTATGAAGCTCAGTCAGAAGCATTACTTAATAGTCATTGGCATTCTATCAATGACAGAACATCATTGGCTGGAAATTTATCCCATGAACATGTTCAAGAGGAGTTCCGCCATCTAGTTGTTGGGAATGATGAAGCTCCCTGCATTAATTTGTCTTCTGAAGTCTCTAGTAATGGCCAAATTGTTGCTCCTGGAAGCATAGTAGATCAACCCAGGTTAGGTTGTGATGGTAGTTCTTTAAACGAACATCGTGACAGAAATTATCGAAACCAACTAAAGTGGCTTTTGTTCTTACGTCATGCACGTTGGTGCAAAGCTCCGGCAGGAAAATGCGCGGAATCTCGTTGCATTATGGCACAACAGTTGTTAGAGCATTTGGATAGCTGTAAGACAGTTACATGCTTATATCCTCGGTGTGCTCACACAAGGAGACTTCTTGCTCATCAAACAAATTGCAGGGAAATCAATTGTCCTGTTTGTGTACCTTTCAAAAAGTTTATATATGCGCAGAAAAAGTTGCGTACTTGCCAGGATTCGGATGGGTTGCAGCGTTCAATAAGTAAACAAAGCAAATCATCTGAAACCGGAGAACCCCAAACAAAAGTGACTGTACATCCCTCTGAAAAAGTTGTTGAATCTCCAAAGAATCAACCTTTTGTTAAACGACTGAAGTCAGAGCTACCTTCTCAATCTCTTACGCCCGAGTATGGAAGTATGTTTGCCCCGGTTAATGGTATTAGCTCATCTCATGCTCCCCACAGTGTGCAGTCAAATGAATATGAGAAAAATGATGACTTTTTGCATAATAAGTATGAGTATCCAGATTTGAAGGCAGACAATTCCAGTGGGTCACTCCATAATCAAAATGGTACTGAGATTAAAAACACAACTGCTGACATTGGTTCCAGCCACCGGTTTCATAGTGGATCTGCCTTAAATGATACCAGTTCGTTGCCTAAGGAAGAAACTGTCAAACTTGAAAAAGATAATGGCCAGTTCAAGCCAGAAGAGGTGGTTCAGCCTTCTGAACAAGGAGCTGGAACAAAGTCCGGAAAGCCAAAGATTAAGGGTGTATCTTTAATTGAATTATTCACTCCAGAGCAAGTTCGGGAGCACATTACTGGCCTTAGACAGTGGGTTGGGCAG AGCAAGGCAAAGGTAGAGAAAAACCAAGCAATGGAACAAGCAATGAGTGAAAATTCCTGTCAGTTATGTGCAGTTGAGAAGCTTTCCTTTGAACCACCACCTATTTATTGTACTCCTTGTGGTGCTCGAATTAAACGAAATGCTCCTTATTATACCGCGGGAGCTGGTGATACACGACATTACTTCTGTATTCCGTGCTATAATGAGGCTCGTGGCGATACAATAGTTGTTGATGGAACTGCAATGTCCAAGGGAAGGATGGAGAAGAGAAAAAATGATGACGAGACAGAAGAATGG TGGGTGCAATGCGATAGATGTGAAGCTTGGCAACATCAGATATGTGCCTTATTTAATGGAAGGCGAAATGATGGTGGTCAAGCTGAATATACATGCCCAAATTGCTATATACTAGAGGTTGAACGGGGTGAGCGCACACCATTACCACAGAGTGCTGTTCTTGGGGCAAAGGATTTGCCAACAACTGTTCTTAGTGATCACATAGAGAAACGACTATTTAAGCGATTGAGACATGAGAGACTAGAAAGGGCAAGAAGCCAAGGGAAAAGTTATGATGAG GTTCCGGGAGCAGATGATATAGTTGTCAGGGTTGTGTCATCTGTTGATAAGAAGTTGGAAGTGAAGCCACGTTTTCTTGAGATTTTTCGCGATGAGAATTATCCTATGGAGTTCCCTTACAAATCTAAG GTTGTTTTGCTATTTCAGAAGATTGAAGGAGTTGAAGTGTGTCTATATGGCATGTATGTTCAAGAGTTTGGCTCCGAATGTCTTCCTCCAAATCAACGCCGTGTTTATTTGTCGTACCTCGATTCAGTGAAATATTTTAGGCCTGATGTAAGAGCAGTGACTGGAGAGGCTCTTCGTACATTTGTTTATCATGAAATTTTG ATTGGGTACCTTGATTACTGCAAGAAGCGGGGTTTTGCAAGTTGTTACATATGGGCTTGCCCTCCTTTAAAGGGTGAAGATTACATTCTCTATTGCCATCCTGAGATCCAGAAGACGCCCAAATCTGATAAATTGAGGGAGTG GTATTTGGCGATGCTTAGAAAAGCTATAAGGGAAAATATCGTGGTCGACCTTACTAATCTACATGATCATTTCTTCATGAAAACTGGCGAATCCAAGGCAAAGGTTACTGCAGCCAGGCTACCATATTTTGATGGTGATTATTGGCCTGGTGCTGCCGAGGATATCATCAATCAGATTAATCAGGAAGAGGAGGGTAGGAAACTGAACAAGAAAGGAACGATAAAAAAGACAATAACGAAGAGGGTTCTTAAAGCATCTGGACAATTGGATCTCTCCAGTAATGCTTCCAAGGATATTATCCTTATGCATAAA CTGGGTGAAACAATTGCCCCGATGAAGGAAGATTTCATTATGGTCCATCTgcagcatgcatgcacacattGTTGTGTGCTCATGGTATCTGGAAATCGCTGGGTCTGTGAGCtatgtaaaagttttgaactttGTGACAG GTGCTATGATGAAGAACTGAAGCGTGATCTCCGAGAAAGACATCCCATCAATCAAAAGGATAAACATGGACTCAAGAAG ATTGAAATTACAGACGTTACAGAAGACACCAAGGACAAAGATGAGATTCTTGAGAGTGAATTTTTCGATACACGACAGGCGTTCTTGAGTCTCTGCCAAGGAAATCATTATCAATATGATACTCTACGGCGCGCTAAGCATTCATCCATGATGGTGCTATACCATCTTCATAATCCGACTGCTCCTGCATTTGTTATAACATGCTGTATTTGTCGCCTTGATATTGAGACAGGCCAAGGCTGGAGGTGTGAAACATGTCCAGATTATGATGTATGCAATGCGTGTTACCAGAATGGAGTTATTGATCATCCTCATAAGTTGACTAATCATCCTACCATCGCTGATCGTGACGCTCAGAATAAGGAGGCTAGGCAACAACGTGTTGTACAG CTTCGGAAAATGCTTGAACTACTTGTGCATGCATCACAATGCCGGTCTCCAACATGCCAGTATCCTAATTGTCGCAAAGTCAAGGGGCTTTTCCGTCACGGGATACAGTGCAGAACTCGGGCTTCTGGGGGATGTGGTCTATGTAAAAAGATGTGGTATCTTCTTCAGCTTCATGCGCGAGCATGTAAAGAATCAGAATGTCATGTACCTCGATGCAG AGATTTAAAAGAACATGTGAGACGGTTGCAGCAACAGTCAGATTCTCGTCGTCGAGCAGCTGTTATGGAGATGATGAGACAGAGAGCCAAGGAAGTTGCCGACAATTCTTAG